The Branchiostoma floridae strain S238N-H82 chromosome 6, Bfl_VNyyK, whole genome shotgun sequence genomic interval GGCTCCGTTTCGAAAGGGGAGCATGTAACAGGGTGCCCCTGTTCTATATGATAATCTAGCTAGTAAGTTCCTTGTACTTTCCAAGATCCCTATGCTAGAACTTAGTAGAAGACTGTGTTAGTCACTCTTTACCCGCTCTGTTCTGAGAAATAGGTTGAGTAGGCGGTTTGACTAATGACCCAAAGACAGCTAAAGCACCTCCCCTGTGGACCACGCCATATATGGGCATGGTCAGGGGGTGAATTTAGGAAGTGACTCAGGATGACGAAGATACAAGAATGTACCTTTTTCTGAGAAATATGTGTGTAGGCGGATAAGAAACATATAAATAAGGAAATAGAACCCATGTACTCAGTTCAGCTTTGGGGAGGGAGAGAATATAGACAGTGTTCCATGTAGCTCTGGCTCTGTCGTCCTTGGTTCGTCGCACACACCTACAAGACCTGCAGCTATCCTACGAATTCTGTAAGGGACGCCTTCGAAGTCAAGGTCACGACCAACTACACCCCTTAcatataccaaggaggttcaacctccttgcatatacctgaattttctgtactgatacCTCCACCTACCCCTACCaactgaacaatagattttttttctttctgtcctttcagtTTCCCatcccagggctcgaaatactgggtgcatgtgcacccaggtgcacccaaaattggagctgtgcactcaatttttttctgtgggtgcacctgggtgcacccaaatattttcgtaggcttatgtatgtaaagatgtcagtatactattAGACACCATACTCTTGACATCTATAtgttaaaaagataataaagtgtctgtcatagtacttaTTTGAAGTTGGAATTTGTGTTCATCGATCTTTTCAATGCCCCAAAACTGtgtgatattttgttttattttatgtggtgcacccaaacatttttggtgcacccaattttctaggttgggtgcaccagtgcacctaatcccaaaaatgaattttgagccctgcatcctattctttgactttagatttattttggcattctatggcattagactagttatatatctgttttctgatacttttttttcaacctaCGGCAtacatgtgctcattttacagctgctttgcagaACTtactgtgtggtcgaaaacttcttttttttaaacggccgaaaattgatgcgagcgcggatgttatccatataatcaaatcaacatgatcaGATCACCTAATGCCCTTAACAAATTCACCGTATCAAACAATCTTTATGAAAACAGTCATGCCAAAGGATAGAACGCTGACTAAAACACACCACCGACGACAAATGtacattaatatatatatatcgtaactccgttgccatggcaatgcgttttcattgccacactttttttctttagtGGTGGATTCCAGATGTAATTATAGAGGGTCAAAAATATTCTCTATATTTTCCCAACAGCACCATGTTCGATCACGAAGCAGAGAGACAGTTTAGATATACAAGCCAATCTGGAGTGGGATCTTCCCATGGTCATTACCTCCCCCTTCATCTTCGAGGTCAAGCTCAACACCACTGGGATCTGCGTTATCCAGCTGGACACGGTGGACCATGACGGGTATCGCGTCATCCTCCGGTCATCATGGCAGTCCGACATTGGGAGAGTCGCGCACTACCATGTCACTGTCTttgcaacacaacacacaccaGGTGAGGAGAAACGCTGCAATGGCAAGTTCCCACAAGAGTTCGACAACCCCAAGTAATGAATGTTATTGACAACTCTGAAAATCacccaatttgcataatatatgacTTCAAATACTCATAACTACACAACTTTCCTATGTCAAAAATGTGAACTCTATGACTCCTCTATCGTttacttttatttgtttgagTTTGAGCAGTCTCGTTGCTCATTTAATATAGAAAAGCAAAgtcagtagtatagtagggacacgctgcatgatatcatttattcaggcagtgcaaggtggtgcaggtcagaggtcacacgctaactactagtatcatggTCTCGggccggagtttcttttacgatttcggaggttggcggacagcctcaggccgatgggctacagttccgctagtaaacgtaggacgcgaaacttaatcaatatggtcgaaagccgtttactgcctctttccgacaaacctattggtatcgtctgttgcctctttattttgggtagaatatgtagtaaaattttaattttggacccgaaaactatcattttttaacacttttttgatcgaagctgcttggaaaaaacgaattttcccaggataacggcctacgtggtagagaagctaaattcttcatgtttatgcaaaatgaaaatttaaaaaattccatgtgataacttttttgcaatctccgatgacgtaatttcttcgaaatcgcatgaaaaacgatgcctgttgggtcatcaggcgaaaaaaccgcatcaccgttgcagcggactaatacaaaaatggtttcgctggagggccaactactcctcgcacaaaaataatacaacccacgggcttttcaggaaatacgacaaatctatgctcagctataacgatcaccaagcaatagggagcaaaacCTTAAGGCGCAAGcaggcgcaggtcaaaggtcatcggctgctgatattatttattcaggcgcaggttagaggtcagatattatttattcaggcgcaggtcagaggtcattgCTGATATGATTTagtcaggcgcaggtcagaggtcatcgtctgaCGGCAAAATCTAGGGAAATAGGTATTTTCTGAGCTCTGGTCGGGGTGAAAGAGGGGTCAAGTCGACCTTTTGACCCaacaaggtaactatgacaaccccccccccccaaatgaaacacccccctccccccaaatcgtgaaagacatgcccttatttgccCTGGTCGTAAGGCTATACGCTGGGATGCCttactttttctttattttatccaTTTTCTTATCGTATAGGTTAGTTTTATGTACGAATATATACCATCTATAAGTATGAATAATGATAGTTAgcgtgtgacctctgacctctgacctgtacCACCTTGCACCGCCTGAATAAATGATATCAGcgtgtccctactatactactaaAGTCTCTTGCTTGCATAATCTATATGATTTCATCATCTCTTTCCGAATCACCTATGCTGCATTTGTTCGTCTTCAAGAAGCTATTTCAGCGTTTTCTAATCAACGATACAAATGATGTCCAGATTTACATaacctgtctctctctccctctctatctctttatctctctctctacatgtatgttatatatatatacgtcaCTGTTTGAAGAAGTCTGATGGGCCCTGATGTATATAACGTCTTTAACTTCCCTCAAGAGATGACCAGGTGATAAATGAAAGAAATCTAAAATAGCTACATCCTGACCACTTTGCTTTATTATATGTCTGCTTTGATGTCGACTTTCATTCTAAACACGCACAGACATCACATCAGCTGCTGAGTTTCGGAGGTTCTGGATTTGTTGGTCGAAGGGCGGAAGTGTTGGTGTGGGCAGAAGTGGGGATGACGAACCCTTCATGAGCTGGACAGACCCTCAACCAGTCACTGACATTACGCTGGCGGGCTACAAGACTATGTATGTTCTTGGGGTCTTTAGGTTCAACTGTACACAAGGTGAGGACTCTGCGATTTCGTGATTCCTTATACCGAACATCTGCCGATCTATCTATGGCCTTCTATTACGTACCAGTAAGAGCTGTGCGTTCTTATGTCACCATCTCATTGAAGAAATAGTGAATGTCAAACTGTTGAAATATCGGATGATACCGGAAACTATCGGATGATAGTGTTGCAGAAGCCTTAGATCAATAGGATTaatctttgaaatgtttttattacTCTGTGGATTCTAGTCTAGATTTTTGTTTCTATTAAGATGGATTTCCAGGAGTGTGTGTTGACCCACCGACCCAAGCAAACACTACCGGCCCCGTGTGCAACTGTCCTTATCTGCTGGGGGAGAACTGCACCTACCCATGTTCCCCGGGATATTACGTCATTTCCGGTGATGTCATCGTCAGAACATGCACCGCTGATGGATCATGGACAGACATGGGTATCTTCTGCCAAGGTAGAACATATCACCATATTAAGCACAACAATATGGTTTAGAAAAGTGTTAAGGACATATATCAGAACATGCACCGCAAAGTAGTAAATCTAACGATTTACCTCAACTCTTGTCtgcagatattgacgagtgctcCACTATCAATGGTAACTGCAGCCAGACCTGCACCAACACTGTAGGAAGTTACAACTGTTCCTGTAGTGAAGGGTTCGTACTGGACGAAGACAAACATAGCTGTTCTAGTACGTAATTTGttgcaaacatgtacatattcttaTTTAAATTGTATGTGTTTAAGTCTATCCGACTTGTTTAAAATTTATATACTGCATTCACTGTCTTTAAACATACGTACTTTTTTATTGTGTAACTTGTAATCGTCCGTCACCCTGAATTATCATTGAAGATTTGGTGTTTTTGCACTTGGCACTGTGTCTGTACAGTATGTGGCTTTTATTTTCACACACAGTCCGAAAGGGTTTTATCGTACAGGCGTTATCTAGTGCTTCTGAAGATCCATGTTTCCATAATAATGGTGCAACGTATATCATCAGTAACGGACAGGAGAGCATCATTGAGCAACGTAAGTATACTTTTTCATGTCACGTCATTTGATCATATTGTTACCATTAGATAAACATATCATCAATTTCAAGAGTAAAGAAATTGCACgtagcaatattcaaataaggTGCAAGAGCTCTACAATACATATCATAATTTTTTCCTACACGCCAGGTGCACGTGGATATCAGGTGTTTATTTTGAATGAACGGACGGGGGAAGTAGTAAACAAGACGGTTTTTGACACCTTTGGGAGTGGAGGAGGAAGAGGCGTCGCAGAAGCACGAAACCTGACATCGTATCTGGATGGAGTTTTATACGTAAGTAGTTGATAGATTGTGCACTCGGATAAGAAATTCTATTTTCTTAGATTTATCTTGTCATATACCTTGCATATTTCCCACAAAACGCAACTTTGTTGGTGGTTTCTGGAAATGCAAAATGCGACAGAAAATGCTGTAATTTGTATCGTTAACGATATAGGGAAAGTATGAATTAGCCTCATTCTGATATAACGTTTGCCCTTATAGAATTTCAAATTTCTATCAAGCCTCTAATTCTGTATCACCAATGTTCTTTCCTTTTGGTGCTAGGGACGGATAATAGTCATCGTCGTTCATGACAACGGCGGCGATTACAACGTAGACAACGAACCCAATCTAGCACCGTACGGAACTGCAATGACTCGAATAGGTGCCGTGTTAATCAATCCTCTTATCAAATTTTCAGCTCAGGGAGAAAGAAATCAATCTTTCTATTTTTGAATTCTACACTGCTATTTCTTGAAGGcgaatagaattttttttctggtagATTAAATTTTGCTGCCTGGACGAACAGGTTCAATTTCAGGTCCACAGTGTAGGTATCTTTGAACATGTTTTCGTGAGAATCGCCTAGACTTGCTCATATTTACAAGCATGAATTCGTAGAGTTGAATATATTCTGATACCCATGACAGGACAAAAAGAGTCCTTCGCCATGATCACTCAGAAGGGAACGAATCCATGTTGGTTTGTGGAAGATAAGAATGCTCGAGGAAGAGGACCAACTGTTGTAGAGGCGTTCATACCaacaggtaaaagaaaacacacagtgCATGAATTTCGTTCCACCTTACAGATTGTTGATGTTTCCAATTCTATATAACGAACAACACCACATGATAGGTGATGAAGAAGATTCTTTCCGTTTCGGATCGGGTTTTACTTCTAATCAGTGTTAAATTAGTCAGTTGTTAAAAGAgtaaaacatttattttgttgCCGCTCCGCGTTGGACCCCATTTCTCATATCTGTCTCTATCTAGATGGATCTCAAGGAGTGTGTGTTGATCCACCGACCCAAGCCAACACTACCGGACCCATGTGCGACTGTCCTTTTCTGCTGGGGGAGAACTGCACTTACCCATGTTCCCCGGGATATCACGTCATTTCCGGTGATGTCATTGTCAGAACATGCAACTCAAATAGATCGTGGACAGAGACGGATCTTTTCTGCCAAGGTATACGTACGAAAGGAAGACAACTAGAAATGATTGAGAGGAATATTCAACAAGAAAACCTAGCTTGACAGCATGTCGAAAGCTGTAGCTTGAAACTCCTAcattaaagaaaatatttatCTTCTAACGGTATACTTCCTGAAAATTACGTAGTTCCAGAAGGAACAATGTTGTATCTTCCTAGATTTGAAAAGTCTAATAATTCCTTgtagatattgacgagtgctcCACTCTGAATGGTGGCTGTGCCCAGACCTGCACCAACACTGTAGGAAGTTACAACTGTTCCTGTAGTGACGGGCTCGTACTGGACTGGACTGGGTATAACTGTTCGGCTGGTAAGACATCTGTTGATATGTTCCCCTGTTACAAGCGCTAGGCCAACATTGGacgcataacgttatattgctaAACATCGCATGAGAATAATGCACCGGGTCCATTGGCAAATTTATTTGATTCAATCACCAAAATCTTCAGGTTAGAAATCATTTTCCTCTTCAGGGTGTCCACTACCCGACTACATCAGCTTTAACGAAGTTTGCTACAAGTACTTTGCTGAGCGGAAGACTTACGACGAAGCAAGACAGAG includes:
- the LOC118418109 gene encoding fibulin-5-like produces the protein MVITSPFIFEVKLNTTGICVIQLDTVDHDGYRVILRSSWQSDIGRVAHYHVTVFATQHTPDITSAAEFRRFWICWSKGGSVGVGRSGDDEPFMSWTDPQPVTDITLAGYKTMYVLGVFRFNCTQDGFPGVCVDPPTQANTTGPVCNCPYLLGENCTYPCSPGYYVISGDVIVRTCTADGSWTDMGIFCQDIDECSTINGNCSQTCTNTVGSYNCSCSEGFVLDEDKHSCSST